attcacagagcaaaatacttaattctttactcacgtgcattggcaacgatatggttgagagcaagcgtagagcgcatttttaattcgcttcttgattatcataacgtggaatcgcggtagaaagatgcggcaaagtgcatcatttgtgacgtcatcaagaccactccttctttcaaaaatcggacaatttaaaaaattaattaaaaaataactgtttgtgaaaatgaaagtattttcgtggatccatgttattattattatttattattattattattattatatttggtTATTCTagcaatttcagtgactaaaagtactacttttgactgaaccccattgagacattatttttcgtttaaatgTATTTGCACATTTACTTAATTTATAAAGCGCTACTAACACGTACGTAAGTGGAGAAAAATCTAATCAAAAAATTTCCCAGTGGTgactaaaatgaaaattaagttgAAATATGAAGTAGTTTTTCATTAACATATCACATATTTAACTTCGTCGAAGTAGAAGGCAGTAATAATTAAATTCCGATGCAAAAAGAGGAGAATTATAAGTTTAACGTGTATATCTGTTTATCTCTCCATGGCATGGTAGTTTCTAAACGGAAAAACcgattttatagtattttttttttttaatttaaaggtgACTTGAACAACTGAGTTCTTAGACAGTCCTTGCCCAACCTAAGGACTATGAACACACGGGGCCGACGGATTTAATCCTTAGCTCCAGTTGTTTCTCTTAAAATTTCCGAAAACATTGAAACGGTggggaaaactatttttttttctggaaaaattgattttttttttttttttttgcaaattaaaatctttttaatagCTGTATTTTCgtagaaaacataaattttttaaatatttaaagatttatgCAATCCATCTTTTTTTCCTGGAAATAAATAACTTCGGAAAAACggacaaaaagaaaatgaaaattcccCAAAATTTCCGCGTTTTTTTCAACCATTCTCTTCTTTAATCAAGAGTACCCTCATTCAGTTTTGACCAACCTACGCTCAGCGGGCCGTATGGGGCCCACGAAGATCTATATGGCCCACGATCCATACGGCCCGttgttatgttcaatgttacGAATCAACGCTACATTCTGCAGGGGTGTTCACCAGGAGGGGGAGCATTGCgaattgcgccattaaaaattttaggcatggtattttcaggagattttctttttcgtttcgtTTTTTGCGTTGTTCTTGTTCTTGGAGACGGGGGAGGGGCTCTATAGTATTTAGATGGAGTGCACCATCATTCTTGGGGGGAATGGACACCCCTACATTCTGTAGCCTCCAAAACAACCGGTCTTCTTCATTCGATATTAAGATTGAtagctgggtcattccatgcgaaatgagcaaaattcgcaaaaaagtggtggccgcatggtaacagatttttatgaaatttggtatacaggttccttttatgcctatataaaaatatctaaaatattttttgcttaaaattttttatttaaatagttacatgcgattgaaaattggtcaaattgaacagcattctcatcaatgctaaatgttgcacttttgaaggcttgtatcttgttaactattttatgaaaacataaaagttatatgtgttttgcaatctatggagtagggtaatcaatctgatatcagtaaaattttcaaagttattatagttaacttttaaccgagtctcaaaagctgaaaatatttcaattttctcataattaagcattttattttttaatctcaatctttaaggaatgcattagctttgatgaaattaatacccaataatgtgctaagcatcataaaagaaataccttacttttgaagttgtattttaaactcatttgtcttcaaaatcagttttaaacttagtgacattttgtaaaatgatgattttccccttcacgtacacacaaaaattcaaatgagggaaaattcagacaactttaaaatttttcaagaatatagagctgtgtttctactatttgcttgaaggaactcgaaattggttttgatttccaaacgtaaaataaaattcagaaaaatagcattttctttctgttttatgggtcaatccatacaggttcgacggatggttgcgcacgaccattttaatttttttgaaattcatatccctaaaagctgcatatgaaagatgtttaaaacctcttttattttttatctcaactttgattttttggaggtcatcaaaagtgattttcgtattcaaaaatgggacttttagacctttgcattttggccaaaatctatttgaattacatttatgacagttaatttaacgctttgatgttaaagtgcataagttgatagtcttacatgctgagttacgtagctgtacgtttataattaaaataatggcaacaggttagttcaagaccaaatgtaaaaattttactcatttcaaagggggataactcgcgtaggggacggaaacacaaaatgaaatacggcaaaaattaatcactggaaccatgctaaaaagaatatgtaactgttgctgtgtgtttgtgcgccctttatagattacagcccctcaaaaatcggaaaaatgacaaaaacgacatttttagacccctgtaaaccaaaaggagatggaattaaaaataaaatttcttggccaattgaatattccattcaagtactatacatgttatacatattgttttttgtatttggtttgtaaaaaaagatacaggtctttgaaattgagcaattttgaatattccattcaaatactatacatgttatatatattgttttttgtatttgatttgtagaaaagatacaggtctttgaaattgagcaattttgctagtcaattcacacactaaaacagaaattaaaagtgtgaaaacttcattgcaccttcttaaattacgtatattgtgccctacataatacattatactgaaaacacatattgtaattttcaaaataattattttaattttataacttagaaatatttgaacatgaatgagtagtttacacTGTAtgaaacctgtatggattgacttttatgtgaaattacgagaattcaaaacatTAGATAAaagactcaatgatgcaaaagcaagtatatctaacatttatttcgatttttaaaaaaatgtacattttagcaaatacttcataaacatgcttttgagaaaatgaaacacgaaagaaatggttagttttgctaaacttacaataaaaagaactaactaatgaaattttgcctaagttcaagttactctagtaacaaaaatacgctgataccaatgattaaaatttaatagcatctaaaagacacttcaatatattacataaaaaaacttgagtaaatttagagcattccctcatcttcaaaaaaacatctgaaataaaggaaaaactgaaattttccattttttaaagtacgatttcgtcatcaagaaattcataaacaataactaaattagagcagatagttagttacagatagtttttcaatctgaatcatttttactcttatattttcattaaaagagctcgaagagtgatttgaaatctgaagtaaattggcaaaatttcaatatttgttaatatctcagattcaaaaaaagatccgaataaattttactttgctttttcccaatagagtgttttttatagaatgcggaaatatttattttttaagtgtacgtttataacttatggactctgaaaatttaggcttagcacaagcatcaacttctaatgtcaataacaaagtaacaaacagtttttaaacttccatactttgcattccctcatagatatgcatggtttacctaaataaaaattttcttcgaaatctgtgacatgtcagccacagctgatttgctcatttcgcatggaatgacccagctgcaaaattaaagccaaatagtcggaaattggtttctaaaaacaAATGGCATTTTCATACTTGTTTTGTggttttttccttgaaattttaaatgtagttaaattttatgctttttctgACCCTGCGAGGATCATCCTAATATGAGGTGACCCCCTTGGGTAAAAACAATTAGGCACCACTGTTCTTAATTATGACTCTATTggcaaacttttaaatttttaatttaatattagttcttgtaaaaatattttattcaaaatgagaaagttaaaaaaaaatgaaatttttaaagagaaattttatctATTGGCTGTTCCAcctttcttttctctttgttcAGGGCATCTCTGGATACCAAGGTAGAGTGGAAGTTTGCCAGTCGGACTCTCAAACCGGACAAGCTGAAAGAAAAGACCGCGGGACGGATGAGCATCGATGCCACGGATGCCCTGCACATCCGGGATCTGCGGCCGACCGATGCCGGCGAGTACGCGTGTACTCTGTACGAAGTCGAAATAGGACTCGTGAGACTCAAAGGTCGGTTCATTGTGGGCTACTGAATGCAATGGCTCATTTCAGTTAATTGAAACTTATATTCTCCTCCTGCAAGTGCATCACATCCTCGCCTCAAAGCAAGAGtagtaggggaaggttgccgtcaatgaaccacataacactttagaccttttttaggaagtagttcagactcaaactttatattgacgataggaataattactcaatatgtttctcttttaataaaaaatagtctcatttatacataaaatacaacgccagctcagttattccatccaagaactgcagtttcgtgcttttttagcactcatcagcccggaataggaagtaattCACTGGAGccaaaaaacctcttaagggagtcaAGAGAGCCAATGTAGAATGAGCACACCGGACTGACAAACCGCACACtgcaaaacaaaaaactgttgtttttacagtataatactggcagctcacattccaaagaaaaactgtaaaaattacaattctaaactgtaaaacttgcagtaatatactgttttataacagacttttactgtgaaatttacagcgataaactgtaaaattagcagtagtATACTGTcttttaacggaattgccctgtgaaattaacaatgattgactgcaaaattagcagtaatatactgttttttaatgaaactgccctgtaaaacttacagtattaaactgtaaaattagttGTAATATACTGTtataggaatgacttgacctgtaaatttaacacagataatatgtaaaattgacagtaatatactgttttttaacgaaATTGCCCTACAAAATTAACAGcatcaaactgtaaagttcgcAGTATTACGCTGCGAAATCAGCTGAATTATTGCGCCAAAAAACAGCAGTAGTagacggttttataaatgatttgtacagtaaaattaacagcagtaaaccataaaataaagttatcaattttAATTCGGCACAGTTTTTTCACCCcatcgttgtctcttttcatagccgaaatcactgcttttacagctgaagaacaatatagaaaagtaaagcaattgattctgtatgtacgttgtagaaatcagccaacatacgaaatctgttccttttttaaagtttttcaacaacaaaaatgttttaggctatgaaaagcgacaagtaaagaaaacaagtataaaagccttttacataaaaataattaactgatgataaatatatgttttatggaTATTAATTTTCTTGTACACAGAATAAATCAATGTcatctctatattttataaacacctgttaaaggagAAAAAGTGGcgtattttcatttctacaaaaaacttatagctctattgcaaacttaaaaatttacaaatagaaggatattgcaaaatatgatctgaagctttattttaagaacagttatagccttttcattaaaaacaaaacttttttatctatgaaggtagtaaaaatgagaacgtttttttatatataactgaaaatactacatcgtatcttcactaaaagtacttttttcacttccagcattattgagttgctaaaatgtgcagcataacgtgggaaatgttttgcggTATGCAATccataaaacttttaagtttattttaactttgtaCAAGCAAttctgtgtatttattttttttctggtaaaacagaatattttcatggttttcttcttttttttaatgttataagttgcatttggacctactttatttcagaaatactagtaacaaattaactttatttcacaccatatgtgcagtatacagcatttagactgcacagaatggtttttattgtgaaCTGATTATTacagattagataatactttatcctattaaccttttaaagatTACacagatgaaaacaataaatatgcactgcaaaaaataaactgctgtttttacattataatactggcagctcacattccaaagaaaaactaaaatttacagttctaaactgtaaattttgcagtaatatactgtcttataacagacttttactgtgaaatttacagtgataaactgtaaaattagcagtaatatactgtcttttaatggaaataatgccctgtgaaattaacaatgacttactgtaaaattagcagtaatatattgttttttaatgaaactgccctgtaaaatttacagtatcaaactgtaaaattagcagtaatatactgttttaggaatgaattagcctgtaaattgaacagagatagtatgtaaaattagcagtaatatactgctttttaatgaaattgccctgcaaaattaacagtaacaaaCTTTAAAGTTAGCAGTAATTTGCTGCGAAATCAACTGCACTGCTCCGTaaaagcagtagtatacggtttcataaatgatttgtacagtaaaattaacagcagtaaaccgtaaatttaatagttataaattttcatgcaaaagagATTTCTCCCCTATTGTTGTCTCtcttcatagccgaaatcactgcttttacatctgaagaacaatatagaaaagtaaagcaattgattctgtatgtacgttgtagaaatcagcctacatacgaaatctgttccttttctaaagtttttcaacaacaaaaatgttttaggctatgaaaagcaacaagtagagaaatataaaagcattttacataaaaataattaactgctgctaaatatatgttttattgatattaatttcattgtacacaaaataaatcaatgcccgttattatattttataaacacctgttaaaggaggaaaaatggtgctttttcatttctataaaaaacttttagcttttattccaacttaaaaatttacaaatagaaggaaattgcaagatatggtctgaagctttattttaagaacaattatagccttttcataaaacaaaactttttgatccatgaaggtagtaaaaatgagaagtttttttatatatataactgaaaacacTATATCGTATCTTCactgaaagtacttttttcactttcagcattattgtaatgctaaaatgagcCGCATAACATgggaaatgttttacagtatgcaatccattatacctttaagtttatttttaacttcataCATACAATTCcttgtatttattttccttttctggaaaaacagattattttcatgtttttcttctttttttaatgttataagttgcacttgtacctactttatttgagaaatactactaacaaacgttatttcacaccatatgtgcagtattcagcatttagactgcaagaatggtttttattgtaaactgaatagtattatagattagataatacttgatattattaacgttttaaagtttacatagatgaaaacaataaatatgtgacagtttagaattccagagctactaaacagaaacaatttttcactcggtatcgtaaaatctgtcaggtttatatgaagtttaactttatattctgttatactgttttcatgagaaaaaacgaaacattcacaccattaaaaatcaccaaattattttatttcgtatacattacctataaatacagattattacagtgaaattgcagaaattcatttaaaatcgaatgcaaatgctttcaaggtcaacatttttacatcatgaacttgattcttctttgtgacatttTTGCCGACTTTGGAGTCACTATTAggccttatattatgaaagcatctgtcaaaataaaaattgttagaatctcataaaacttgtagacaccaaaaaacatacatggaaatatcaaattacgtaggtataaaaatacgccctaaaatgattaaaattatgactgtgaatgatctGAAATGAAGGTTGCCTtgagagttgtttttattttgaaactgcttaacatatacctaaattgtatttgaaccgtttatttgaggaaccagttaagcgtaagtattgtaacggattcggtgcgacttccactttcttgaaatgaagacacagttcttgataaaaacaca
The sequence above is drawn from the Uloborus diversus isolate 005 unplaced genomic scaffold, Udiv.v.3.1 scaffold_1019, whole genome shotgun sequence genome and encodes:
- the LOC129232057 gene encoding uncharacterized protein LOC129232057; this translates as TPEGKTIEADFPIVGVGCHSLLLNTIPKAKKILDDIPNIVLVENCQVSCVAPVIVSEVKEENEGATLTLFCPGASLDTKVEWKFASRTLKPDKLKEKTAGRMSIDATDALHIRDLRPTDAGEYACTLYEVEIGLVRLKGRFIVGY